Part of the bacterium genome is shown below.
GGCGTAGGGCGGGGATTTGCCAGGGGCATAGCTCGCTTCGCTCGGTTCCTATCCCCGCCGCTTCACCCCTCTCCCTAGCCCGTAGGCGAGCCTCCCCCCAGAGGGGGGAGGGGATGGCTACACATCACAGCCAGAGCGAGCCGACCAGGCGGGTGAGCCCCGCCGCGAGCCAGGCCAGCACGGTGAGGTACGCCGCGGCGAAGGCCGCCCAGCGCCACTTCCCGGTCTCGCGCCTTATCACCGCCAGCACCGCCGCGCAGGGCACGTAAACCAGGACGAAGACCATGAGCGCGAGCGCCACCAGCCAGCCCCCGCCGCCGGTGCGGGCGTCCCATTCCCGTTTCAGGCAGCCCTGCAACGGGGCGGTTCCCGAATCCAGTCCGTTCTCGGAGTAGAGGACGCCGAAGGTCCCCACGATGACCTCCTTGGCGGCGAAACCGGCCACCAGGGCGGCGCTCGTCTTCCAGTCGAAACCGAGCGGTTTCATCACCACGGCCAGGCCGCGGCCGATGAAGCCCAGCGGGGTATGGTAGAGCCGCTCGGCCTCCCGGTCCGCGTCAATCTCCGCCGTCCGCGCGCGGTGGGCGTCCCGGGCGGCGAGGAGCCTTTCCGCGGCGTCGAGGAGGGAGTCCGCCCCCGGTGCGATCGGCACGACCGCAATCCCCGCGCCGGGCATGCGCGGCGCCGATTCCAGTGCTTCCAGGCGGCGCACCGCCGCCATCAGCGCCGCGTCTTTCTCCAGCTCCGGCAGGAACCCGTCGCCGGTCGCGGCCGAGACACCCCCCGGTTCGAGGCCGAGCGATGCGGCCACCGCGGCCTGCTCTCTTACGTAATCCGCGTCCGCCCCCGCCATCCGGCCGTCGAATTTCCCGCCGTTCCCCGGTTCCAGGGGGAAGGCGGTGAGCGCCCAGATGACGACCATGGCCAGAAGAATCACCGTCCCCGCCTTGCGGATGTACATCCAGGCCCGGTTCCAGGCGTGCAGGAGCACCGCCTTGGCCGTGGGCGCGTGGTACGGCGGCAGCTCCATGACGAAGGGGACTTTTTCCCCTTTGAGGACGGTGGAGCGGAGGACCTTGGCGGCGATAATCGCCAGGACGACGCCCAGAACGTAAACAGCGAAGATGACGGTCCCGGCGTAGCGCGCCGGGAAGAAGGCCCCGGCCAGCAGGATGTAAACCGGCAGCCGCGCCCCGCAGCTCATCAGCGGCACCGTCAGAATCGTCACCAGCCGGTCCCGGGGGTTCTCCAGCGTCCGGGCCGCCATCACCGCCGGCACCGTGCAGCCGAAGCCGATGACCATGGGGATGAAGCTCTTGCCGTGCAGTCCCAGCCGGTGCATGAGCCGGTCCATAACGAAGGCGCCCCGAGCCATGTACCCCGAATCCTCCAACAGCGCGATCATCACGAAGAGCAAGAGGATGTTGGGCACGAAGACCAGCACCCCGCCCACGCCGCCCAGGATGCCGTCCGCCACCAGGGACCGGACGAGGCCCGCCGGGATGTACGCGTTCGCCAGCCGCGAAAGCCGGCCGAACAGCCCCCCGATGACGCCCATCAGCGGCTCGCCCAGCCGGAAGGTGACCTCGAAGGTGAGCCAGAGGACGACGGCGAAGATGGGCAGGCCCCAGATGCGGTGGGTGAGGACGTGGTCTATCTTCTCCGCCGTTTTAACGCGCCCCTCGACGTTGCGGGTCAAGGTCTCGCGGATGGCCCCGGCGGCGAAACCGTAAGCCGCCTCGACGAAGTGGTCCTCGGGCTCGTGGCCCAGAAGGCCCCGCAGGCGCTCCCGGGATTCCTCCACCAGCTTCGCCAGCGGCGCGCCCGTCCCGCCGAGGTGCGCCAGGCGGCGGTGGTACTCGGAGTCGTACTCCAGGAGCTTGACCGCCTGCCAGCGCGGCGGCCCGCCCAGCGAAATCTCGGGCTGCTCCCGGAGAAACCGCTCGACCCGGGCCATCTCCCCCTCCAGGTCCCGCCCGTAGTAGACGTGGACCTCCTTGCGCGGCCCCTCGGCGGTGAACACCCGGACCACCGCCGCGAGGAGCTCGTCCAGGCCGCGCCTCTTTACGGCGACGACGGGCACCACCGGGCAGCCCAAAAGCTCCGCCAGCGCCGCCGTGTCCAGCGTGTCGCCCCGCGACTCCACCACGTCCATCATGTTCACCGTCACCACCAGCGGCAGGCCGAGCTCCAGGAGCTGGGTGGTGAGGTAGAGGTTGCGCTCGAGGTTGGAGCCGTCGAGGATGTTGACGATGACGTCGGGCTCGCCGGAGGTGATGAAATCCCGGGCCACGAGCTGGTCCGGGGTGAGCGGGGAGAGGGAGTAGGTGCCGGGGAGGTCGGTGATTTCGAGATCGTGGCCGTCGAAGATGCGGCGGCCCATGCGCCGCTCGACGGTCACGCCGGGCCAGTTGCCCACCTGCTGGTGGCCGCCGGTCAGCGCGTTGAAAAGCGCCGTCTTGCCGCAGTTGGGGTTGCCGGCGATGGCGACCCGGATGGTGCGATTATCCGCCATAGAATTTTTGGAAAAAGGAGAGGCCCATCCCTCTCCCCTCGTGAAAACGAACGGACCGCTACTCCACCCGGCGCACGTCCACCTTGCGGGCCAGGCCGAAGCCCAGGGCCAGGCGGGTGTCGCCCACGCGGATGATGAGCGGGAACGTTTCCTCGACGACGGCCCGGACGCCCGCGGCCAACCCCAGTTCGCAGAGCCGCATCCGCGCCGTTTGACCGCCGTGAATGGCGATGACCTCGAAGTCGTCGCCGGGGGCCAGGTCCTCGATGCAGAGCGCCTCGCCGGGCCGCCTCTCGACCACGCGGCCGAAGCCGGGGTGTCCTCCGATGCGGTGCGTGTCGCCGTGGCCGTGTCTCATCTGATCCACCTTATTGAGAAGTATTCTCAAACACAGTTTAGCCTAAATTAGATTAAATGTCAATAGAAGGGACGTAACGGCCCAATAAAAAAGCGTCCCGACGGGCGTGGTGAGGTCTTCCGCATGTCCCCTCCCCCCTCTGGGGGGAGGGTCAGGGAGAGGGGTCCTCTCCCTTCGAGGGAGAGGCGCACCTACGGGCTAGGGTGAGTGGTGAAGCCGCCCCCCTCTCCCCGTGGGAGGAGCATTCACTCACGGGGCTAGGGGGTGAGGGCTGCCGCATGTCCCCTCCCCCCTCTGGGGGGAGGCTCGCCTACGGGTCAGGGAGGGGGGTAATTCGCGGCGGGGAAAGGATTCCCCGCCCTACATTTATCGTTAACGACGATTTGACGTAGGGGCGACCGTCCACGGTCGCCCGCGGGCGGGTCAAGAGACCCGCCCCTACATCATCGCAGCTTTGGGGTAAGGGCTGCCTTTAAAAAACGGGCGCCCCGAAGGACACCCGCGCCAATCCTCATCCCCGGCTCAGATCAGGCCCGTAAGCCCGATGAAGGCCATGGCCATGATGCCGGCGGAAATCATCGTTATCCCCGGCCCCTTCAGCCCCGCGGGGATGTCCGACTTCTCGATTTTTTCCCGGATGCCCGCCAGCGCGGTAATCGCCAGCATCCACCCCAGCCCCGAGCCGATGCCGTACCCCACCGTCTCCAGGAAGCCGTACCCCCGCAGGACCATGAACAGGCTCACCCCGAGGATGGCGCAGTTAACCGCGATGAGCGCCAGGAACACCCCGAAGGAGGCGTAGAGGTCGGGGGAGAACCGTTCGATGGCCAGCTCGAGCACCTGGGTGATGGCCGCGATGACCACGATGAAGATGATGAACTGGAGGTGCTCCACGCCGTAGGGCTCCAGGAGGTAGTGCTGGATGGCCCAGTTGGCCGCCGAGGTCAGCGTCATCACCAGCGTCACCGCCAGCCCCATGCCGAAGGCGGTTTTCACGTCCCGGCTGACGGCGATGAAGGGGCACATGCCCAGGAAGTTGGTGAGGGCGATGTTGTTGGTGAAGGTGGCGGCGAAAAGGATTACCAGGGCCTGCATGGCTACTCCCCCTTGACGACGGCCCAGGTCGGCTCGCCGTCGTAGGTCGCGTTATCCGTCAGCTTGATTTCCACCGGAGACTCGGAAAACCCCTCCCCGAACAGGACAATCTCCGCGGTCGGGTCGCCCTCGACGGCCGTCTGGCCGATGAACCAGTCCCCGCCGGCGGGGTCGGGCGCGAGGTTGAAACGATCCGGCTCCAGGGGCCGGGAGGAAAGGACCGTCTCCGTGGGGGCGTCCATCCGGGCGCAGTAGTTCCAATCCCCCTCCCGGTACGGGACGAGAAGGGTGCCGTCGGGGAAGCGGCGGAGCGGGCCGACGACCTCGTCTCCGGGGGTGGAAAGGTCCGAGGTGACCAGGGCGTCGTGAACGAAAATCAGCCCGGCGGGGAAGGACGACACCTCCGCCGACCAGGGCTCGTAGCGGCAGACTACCCCGAAGCCCGCCACGTGGCACGGCCAGCGGTAGTCTCCCGGCTCCAGGCTCTGCGGCTCGACGGTTTTATAATCCAAATCGTAGTAGTAGACGGCGAAGCTGTACCGCCGCCCGGCCAGGTGCTCCAGCTCCTCGGTGCTCCCGGCGAAGAGCCCCACCGTGCCGTAGTCAATGGCCTCGTAGGAGGAGAAATAAATCCGCTCGCCGTCGGCGGACCACGAGAGGTCGCCCTCGAAGCCGGGGGTGTCGGTGAGTTTGTCCCAGAGCCGGTCGTTCAGGTCCATCAGGTAGAGGTCGGGCTGTCCGTACATCTCGCTCACCCAGGCCAGGTAGCGCCCGTCCGGTGAAAGGGCGGGAGACCGGTCCGCGCACTCGTTATAGGTCACCCGGTCCGGGCAGCCCGCGTCCAGGTCCATCACGTAGATTTCGAGGTCGCCCTCGCAATCGGAGACCCAGGCCACGCGGCCGGAGAGGCCGTTTTCGGCGCACAGGGCGGCTATTCCCGCGCCGGAGGCGGCCAGGGCGGGATCGGTTTCATCCTGAGCCGCCGCGGCGGCGGTCAACATCGCTAAGAGGCAGAGAAATACTGGTTTCATCGCACCGCCTAAAGGTATCGCTCGCGGCGAAGGTCGTCGGATGACTGAAACTCAACCTCGCGGAACCGGGGTGCAGCGCCCCGCGCTGCTATCCAAATTTATCGAAGTGTATCCGGCCCTCCGGGACGCCCTTCTCGATG
Proteins encoded:
- the feoB gene encoding ferrous iron transport protein B produces the protein MADNRTIRVAIAGNPNCGKTALFNALTGGHQQVGNWPGVTVERRMGRRIFDGHDLEITDLPGTYSLSPLTPDQLVARDFITSGEPDVIVNILDGSNLERNLYLTTQLLELGLPLVVTVNMMDVVESRGDTLDTAALAELLGCPVVPVVAVKRRGLDELLAAVVRVFTAEGPRKEVHVYYGRDLEGEMARVERFLREQPEISLGGPPRWQAVKLLEYDSEYHRRLAHLGGTGAPLAKLVEESRERLRGLLGHEPEDHFVEAAYGFAAGAIRETLTRNVEGRVKTAEKIDHVLTHRIWGLPIFAVVLWLTFEVTFRLGEPLMGVIGGLFGRLSRLANAYIPAGLVRSLVADGILGGVGGVLVFVPNILLLFVMIALLEDSGYMARGAFVMDRLMHRLGLHGKSFIPMVIGFGCTVPAVMAARTLENPRDRLVTILTVPLMSCGARLPVYILLAGAFFPARYAGTVIFAVYVLGVVLAIIAAKVLRSTVLKGEKVPFVMELPPYHAPTAKAVLLHAWNRAWMYIRKAGTVILLAMVVIWALTAFPLEPGNGGKFDGRMAGADADYVREQAAVAASLGLEPGGVSAATGDGFLPELEKDAALMAAVRRLEALESAPRMPGAGIAVVPIAPGADSLLDAAERLLAARDAHRARTAEIDADREAERLYHTPLGFIGRGLAVVMKPLGFDWKTSAALVAGFAAKEVIVGTFGVLYSENGLDSGTAPLQGCLKREWDARTGGGGWLVALALMVFVLVYVPCAAVLAVIRRETGKWRWAAFAAAYLTVLAWLAAGLTRLVGSLWL
- a CDS encoding FeoA family protein, with the protein product MRHGHGDTHRIGGHPGFGRVVERRPGEALCIEDLAPGDDFEVIAIHGGQTARMRLCELGLAAGVRAVVEETFPLIIRVGDTRLALGFGLARKVDVRRVE
- a CDS encoding NADH:ubiquinone reductase (Na(+)-transporting) subunit E (Part of the NQR complex which consists of NqrA, NqrB, NqrC, NqrD, NqrE and NqrF; NQR complex catalyzes the reduction of ubiquinone-1 to ubiquinol by two successive reactions, coupled with the transport of Na(+) ions from the cytoplasm to the periplasm; NqrE is probably involved in the second step, the conversion of ubisemiquinone to ubiquinol.): MQALVILFAATFTNNIALTNFLGMCPFIAVSRDVKTAFGMGLAVTLVMTLTSAANWAIQHYLLEPYGVEHLQFIIFIVVIAAITQVLELAIERFSPDLYASFGVFLALIAVNCAILGVSLFMVLRGYGFLETVGYGIGSGLGWMLAITALAGIREKIEKSDIPAGLKGPGITMISAGIMAMAFIGLTGLI